The Kozakia baliensis genome includes a region encoding these proteins:
- a CDS encoding SDR family oxidoreductase, which produces MSENKLFSLAGRRALVTGASKGIGLAIARGLAVQGASIVLNGRDAGRLKEAQTQLAQEGIEAEISAFDVTDQEAVIASVKDIETRLGPIDILINNAGIQHRAPLDQFPRKDWDRLISTNLNSVFFVAQAVAQHMIPRQRGKIVNICSVQSELARPGIAPYTATKGAVKMLTKGMATDWARHNLQINGLAPGYFETEMNAALVADEKFSAWLRQRTPAARWGKVEELIGAAVFLSSDASSFVNGHILMVDGGITASV; this is translated from the coding sequence TTGTCCGAAAATAAACTGTTCTCGCTTGCCGGTCGTCGTGCGTTGGTAACGGGCGCGTCCAAAGGAATTGGGCTGGCAATCGCACGCGGTCTGGCCGTGCAGGGAGCCTCTATCGTGCTGAACGGGCGCGATGCGGGTCGCCTCAAGGAAGCCCAAACTCAACTGGCTCAGGAAGGCATCGAAGCGGAAATCAGCGCTTTCGATGTGACTGACCAGGAAGCGGTGATCGCATCGGTGAAGGATATCGAAACCCGCTTGGGTCCGATCGATATCCTCATCAATAATGCTGGCATTCAGCATCGCGCGCCGCTCGATCAGTTCCCGCGTAAAGACTGGGACCGGCTTATTTCCACCAATCTCAATTCCGTGTTCTTCGTCGCGCAAGCCGTGGCGCAGCATATGATCCCGCGTCAGCGCGGCAAGATCGTCAATATCTGCTCGGTTCAAAGCGAATTGGCCCGCCCCGGTATTGCGCCCTATACGGCCACCAAAGGCGCGGTGAAAATGCTGACCAAAGGCATGGCGACCGATTGGGCGCGCCATAACCTTCAGATCAACGGTTTGGCGCCAGGCTATTTCGAAACAGAGATGAACGCGGCGTTGGTGGCTGACGAGAAATTCTCGGCTTGGCTGCGCCAACGTACACCCGCCGCACGATGGGGCAAGGTCGAGGAACTGATCGGCGCGGCTGTGTTCCTCTCCTCCGATGCGTCCAGCTTCGTGAACGGGCACATTCTGATGGTGGATGGCGGAATTACCGCTTCCGTATAA